The Thermoplasmatales archaeon genome includes a window with the following:
- a CDS encoding exosome complex exonuclease Rrp41, translating into MKEGIRIDGRRPDELRKIKIEAGVLYRADGSCYIEWGGNKVLAAVYGPREALPKHIQNPTKALVNARYNMASFSVEERKKPGPDRRSIEISKVTSEALENVIFTELFPRTTIDVCIEVLDAEAGTRCAGITAAGVALADAGIPMRDIPVACAAGKVDGVIVLDLTSEEDKKGEADLPVAIAPRTEEILLMQMDGHLTYKEFEEALELALKGCREISKLQKEALLRKYSREVE; encoded by the coding sequence ATGAAAGAAGGGATTAGAATTGATGGAAGAAGACCTGATGAGCTGAGAAAAATAAAAATTGAGGCGGGCGTTCTTTATAGAGCGGATGGTTCATGCTACATAGAATGGGGAGGAAATAAAGTACTGGCTGCGGTTTATGGGCCGAGAGAAGCTTTACCAAAACACATACAAAATCCAACAAAGGCGCTTGTAAATGCAAGATATAACATGGCCTCTTTTAGTGTGGAAGAAAGAAAAAAACCTGGGCCAGATAGAAGGAGCATTGAAATATCAAAAGTAACTTCAGAAGCACTTGAAAACGTTATTTTTACCGAGCTTTTCCCCAGAACAACCATCGATGTATGTATCGAAGTTCTGGATGCAGAAGCTGGAACAAGATGTGCGGGTATAACCGCAGCAGGTGTTGCGCTTGCGGATGCGGGCATACCCATGCGGGATATACCTGTTGCTTGTGCTGCTGGGAAGGTTGACGGGGTTATTGTTCTTGATTTGACGAGTGAAGAAGATAAGAAAGGGGAGGCGGATTTGCCAGTTGCAATTGCTCCTAGGACAGAGGAAATACTTTTAATGCAAATGGATGGACATCTAACTTACAAAGAATTTGAAGAAGCTCTTGAGCTTGCACTCAAGGGCTGCAGAGAAATATCGAAATTGCAGAAAGAAGCTTTGCTCAGGAAATACTCAAGAGAGGTGGAATGA